From the Geothermobacter hydrogeniphilus genome, the window GGGTGTGCAGCCCCGCGAGATCAGGGGCCTGCCGGATATGACTGAGGCAACGGTGCCACCAGGAGTGCTTCATAGGGCTTCAGTCGGGTTAGGGTCCGGAAACAGCCGCGGGAAAGCCCCCCTCTCCGCCCTCTTGATGCACGGCAATTCCCATAGCAGAACTTCTAAACTAGCATGAAGAGCGGTCCCGTTCATCTCCTTTTTTGCAAACCTGTAAGGATTTAGGGGGGATGGAGGAGTGTTGAGTTCCGCGGACAGCTCCGTTATGATGCGGACGTCCACCGCATGAGGAACAACAGATGGGATATCGAAATCTTCAGGACTGCATCGCCGACCTGGAACGACGGGGCGAGCTGATCCGCATTGAACAGGAACTCGACCCGCGCCTGGAAATCGGCGCCGTACAGCGCCGCGTCTACCGGGCCGGCGGACCGGCGTTGCTCTTCACCCGGCCGCGGGGCAGCCGGTTTCCGATGCTCGGCAACCTGTTCGGCACCCTGGAGAGAACCCGCTGGCTGTTTCGTGACGCCCTGCGCGGTGTGGAAACCCTGGTCCGGGCCAAAATCGACCCGCGGGAACTGCTGAAGAGTCCGAGCGCCCTGCTGCGGGCGCCGCTGGCCGCTCGGTACCTGCTGCCGAGGCGGGTGCGGAAGGCGCCGATCCTGGCGCACCGGACCGGGCTGGAACAGCTGCCGCAGCTGGTTTCCTGGCCCCGGGACGGCGGCGCCTTCATCACCCTGCCGCAGGTCTACAGTGAAGATCCGGCCGCGCCCGGTTGGCGCCATTCGAACCTCGGCATGTACCGGGTGCAGATTTCCGGTAATGATTACGGTCCCGCTGAGGCGGGGATGCACTACCAGATCCATCGCGGCATCGCCATTCACCACCGCAGAGCCCTGGAAGCCGGGCAGCCGCTGCGGGTCAATGTCTTCGTCGGCGGTCCGCCGGCCTTGAGCGTGGCGGCGGTGATGCCGTTGCCGGAGGGGATGCCGGAAATCGCCTTTGCCGGGCTGCTCGGCGGCCGGCGGATTGACCTGACCAGTGCCGCCAACGGCTTGCCGATGCCGGCCGAGGCCGACTTCTGTCTCACCGGCTGGCTCGATCCGGCGGTGTTGAAAAAGGAGGGGCCGTTCGGCGACCATCTCGGCTACTACAGTCTCGGCCACGAGTTTCCGGTCTTCCGGGTCGAAACCGTCCATCACCGGCCCGATGCCATCTGGCCCTTCACCACCGTCGGTCGTCCTCCGCAGGAGGATACCAGTTTCGGCGCCTTCATTCATGAACTGACCGGCGAACTGATCCCCGAGGTTCTGCCGGGGGTTCACGCCGTCCACGCGGTCGATGCCGCCGGTGTTCATCCGCTGTTGCTGGCGGTCGGCAGCGAGCGCTACACTCCTTACGCCGAACCGGGTCGTCCCCAGGAACTGCTCACCCAGGCCAATGCCATTCTCGGCCAGGGACAGCTGTCGCTGGCCAAGTATCTGCTGATCGCCAACGCCGGCGACAATCCGCCCGAGTTGCAGCGGATCGACGATTTCCTGCGCTTCATGCTGGAACGGGTTGACTGGCGGCGTGACCTGCATTTCCAGACCCGCACCACCATCGACACCCTCGATTACTCGGGGCGCGGTCTCAATCGGGGCTCCAAGCTGGTGGTGGCGGCGGTCGGAAAACCCTTGCGCCGCCTTGCCGCAGTCCTGCCGGAAAACCTGCGCCTGCCGGACGGCTTCTCCGATCCGACCCTGCCGCTGCCCGGCGTGCTGGCGGTCCGGGCTCCGGCCTGGGGCGCCCCGCCCCACGGCAACGACCCGGTCCTCGACCAGTTCTGCCGCCGACAGGAAAAACTCGGCATGGATGAAGGCATCGCGCTGGTGGTGCTGGTCGATGATCCGCAGTTTGTCGCCCGTTCCCTCGACGACTGGCTGTGGACGGTCTTCACCCGCTCCGATCCGGCGGTCGATATCGACGGCCTCGGCGCGGACACGCTTCACAAGCACTGGGGCTGCACCGGCCCGCTGGTTATCGATGCCCGTCTCAAGGCGCACCACGCCCCGCCGTTGGAAGAGTTGCCCGAGGTGGAAAAGAAAGTTGACGAACTGGGCGGGCCGGGCGGCCCGCTGCACGGGATTATCTGACGCCCGCAACGGGGCCGGTAAAAAAGGAGAGGGGAGACCAGCTTCCGGATCAGTGCTGGAAACGTTCCGTCTGGCCGCGCAGCTTCTCGACCAGGGTCTCCAGGACCTCGATATTCTCCAGGATGACCTTGGCGCGGTCGGCATTCTTGCGCAGCCGCTCTTCAGAGGCGGTGAAATGTTCGAAGATCTCGCTGGAGATCTGCCGCTGAAAGCCGGTCGCGTCCTGAATCGCCTTGATCTGCCGTTCACGGTCGGCCAGTCCGCGATCGAAATCCCGGTTGGCCTGCACCTGTTCCTCCATGCCGTGGGCGATCTGGTCGGAGGCGGCTTTCATCTGCGTGACCCCTTCCTGGATGCGGGCGATGGCGGACTGCTGCTCCTGGATGGCGCGGGCAATTGCCTTGACTGAACGCAGACTGTGGCCGGCATCGTCCAGCAGGGTGCGGGCGCGCTCGGCCTGGGAGCCGGTCACCCGGGCGATTTCTTCCGAGGCATTGACCGCTTCGACCGAGCTGGTGAGAATCTTGCGTAGCGCCTCGCCGGCGGAGCGGGAGAGTTCCTTGCCCTTTTCGATCCGCTCACTGGTGGCGGCCACCGCCGAGGTGACCTCCTTGGTTTCCCCGCCGATCGCCTTGACGATGCGCTGGATATCCTGGGCGCTGCTGGTGGTGCGGTCGGCGAGGTCGCGAATTTCATCGGCCACGACCGAAAAGCCTTTGCCCTCCTCGCCGGCCTTGGCGGCGATGATCGCGGCGTTGAAGGCGAGCAGTTCGGTGTCGGATACCAGGTCCCGGATCACTTCGATGATCTTGGCCACCTCGCCGGTCTGCTGCGCGAGGCGCTCCATGGCGGCCATCGCCTTGCGGCTTTCGTCCTCGATCAGGTCCATTTCGTCAATCGAGCGCTGTACCACCAGCAGGCCGTTTTCGGCATCCTGCTTGACATTCTCGGCCTGTTCGGCGC encodes:
- a CDS encoding UbiD family decarboxylase; translation: MGYRNLQDCIADLERRGELIRIEQELDPRLEIGAVQRRVYRAGGPALLFTRPRGSRFPMLGNLFGTLERTRWLFRDALRGVETLVRAKIDPRELLKSPSALLRAPLAARYLLPRRVRKAPILAHRTGLEQLPQLVSWPRDGGAFITLPQVYSEDPAAPGWRHSNLGMYRVQISGNDYGPAEAGMHYQIHRGIAIHHRRALEAGQPLRVNVFVGGPPALSVAAVMPLPEGMPEIAFAGLLGGRRIDLTSAANGLPMPAEADFCLTGWLDPAVLKKEGPFGDHLGYYSLGHEFPVFRVETVHHRPDAIWPFTTVGRPPQEDTSFGAFIHELTGELIPEVLPGVHAVHAVDAAGVHPLLLAVGSERYTPYAEPGRPQELLTQANAILGQGQLSLAKYLLIANAGDNPPELQRIDDFLRFMLERVDWRRDLHFQTRTTIDTLDYSGRGLNRGSKLVVAAVGKPLRRLAAVLPENLRLPDGFSDPTLPLPGVLAVRAPAWGAPPHGNDPVLDQFCRRQEKLGMDEGIALVVLVDDPQFVARSLDDWLWTVFTRSDPAVDIDGLGADTLHKHWGCTGPLVIDARLKAHHAPPLEELPEVEKKVDELGGPGGPLHGII
- a CDS encoding methyl-accepting chemotaxis protein, yielding MADASASNISYIRKVFYFTHATGILTGLLFPFAVSPLLGPAARSWPFILSCLFMGYAVGAAMFFFVRITLKKQLRQQLDLLQPLLGTIDIEQETVEGMHQAVAASVNQVDQLVRGLLRTIDEFVPLYHGMADGSRYLSDRARDGLAAAIQTRQNVEQMDAKQQEIEEQVRQLTNRSQDEASMSRELSASLEEMAAAMDHSTAKFLETSSSVDELASSVIEVSSQAEEIARSVEGTAQDLDATGAALEQIRSGVQQGAEQAENVKQDAENGLLVVQRSIDEMDLIEDESRKAMAAMERLAQQTGEVAKIIEVIRDLVSDTELLAFNAAIIAAKAGEEGKGFSVVADEIRDLADRTTSSAQDIQRIVKAIGGETKEVTSAVAATSERIEKGKELSRSAGEALRKILTSSVEAVNASEEIARVTGSQAERARTLLDDAGHSLRSVKAIARAIQEQQSAIARIQEGVTQMKAASDQIAHGMEEQVQANRDFDRGLADRERQIKAIQDATGFQRQISSEIFEHFTASEERLRKNADRAKVILENIEVLETLVEKLRGQTERFQH